Within the Salvia hispanica cultivar TCC Black 2014 chromosome 4, UniMelb_Shisp_WGS_1.0, whole genome shotgun sequence genome, the region AGGCTTGTCCTTTGATAGCATGCACgtattccaaatatttgaaagtCCCTCTTACTGTTTGGAATGCAAGGCCTCTAAATCGTGGAATATATGGACGAGGTGTATCAACGGGTACTTTCTATTGCAGTGCATTGTATAGTAAATGTAGCTTAGGGGAAGAGCTTGATATTGCATGCTTGAAGAACTTGGACCCTAGTTTACATGCAATGCCCACCATggatcaaattcatacaatCGTCGAGCATTACGGACCTACTGTTTTCTTTCACCCTAATGAGGTCTATCTGCCATCTTCAGTCTCATGGTTCTTCCAAAATGGAGCACTCTTGTATAGTACAGGTGAGTCAGTACAAGCCATTGACGCTGAAGGATCCGTTCTTCCCGGTGGAGGGTCAAACGATGGACATTATTGGATAGATTTGCCCTATGATGATGGGAGGGAGAAACTTAAGCATGGAAACATAGAAAGTACTGTTCTTTATCTACATGTTAAACCAGCGTTTGGAGGGACTTTCACGGATATTGTAATGTggatttttttccctttcaaCGGGCCGAGCACATTGAAGATTGGGATGATGAGCATTGCCCTCAGCAAGGTTGGTCGCCATGTAGGTGACTGGGAGCACTTCACTCTTCGGATAAGCAATTTCACGGGGGAGCTGTGGAGCATATACTTTTCCCAACATAGTGGAGGTGGATGGGTAGATGCTTATGATTTGGAGTTTATTGAGGGGAACAAAGCCATCATTTATTCATCAAGAAATGGTCATGCTAGCTATCCTCACCCAGGAACCTACATCCAGGGCAATCCAAAACTCGGTATTGGAGTAAGGAACGATGCTGCTAGCAGTGACTACTTCATTGATTCAAGCAGGCAATATGAAGTCGTTGCAGCTGAGTATCTTGGAGATGTAGTCAAAGAACCTTGTTGGTTACAATATATGAGGAAATGGGGGCCAAGAATTGTATATGATTCCAGAACAGAGTTGGATAATATTGTCAAACGCTTGCCGCCCTTGTTCAGGAATTCTATGAACAACATTCTTAGCAAGTTGCCGTTGGAGCTGTACGGCGAAGATGGTCCCACTGGTCCTAAGGAGAAGAACAATTGGTTTGGAGATGAAAGATGGTAGTCTTAAACCAAAACTCTCAAAATCTTGTTGTCATATATAATGTAGATGGTAGAGATAGTTGCGAGTCattaatttaagaaagttaTGAAATGATCATCATATCCCAactttcacattttatttaaccatttaatttatttgtatttagaaaaaaaatgtgtatgaTGCGGAAGCTAAAATccatcatattttttatagatttgTATATTACTCACAAAAAGTCATTATTGATTGTATTACTTTCTCTATTTcgtaaaatttattaatccaacatgaatttttagaaatgtaatggaaagtgatttgaaaagttaatggaatgtaaAACCTACTTTTATAGACTACTTCCatgtataaaaatagataaaattatacataacACGGGTTTAGTTGCGTAAttggtaaaataggaaagttaggaaaaatgtaatggaaataTTGTTAATGAATTTGGGggtctattttataaaatgatacgtAGACTATAGTTAATATAGTGTATATAATACATCCCAATCTTATTTGGTCCAAGTTACATTTTTCGTAACTTTCAAGTATAGTTAACTATATCagaaatttaacatttttcacACTTGTCCAATTAATTTAGATTAGAAAGGAATTATATGAGTGACTTTTGtaagtcatacttttatacaaatttataaaaaaataatggattttAGCTTCCGAgtcatatataattctctccaaatactaataaattggacaattaaacaaaatgtcaaaattacaaaataattatagtcattttaaaaagttacGATATTGAACataacttcataatttttctgaaTATATCTTTTCAATTCCACAGTGATCTTTTTGTGAAACTTTgtccaataaaaatttgtatagtaCTCCATACTACTATTCTTATGAAACCAAGCATAACCATGCTACAATTACTTTAATTTGAACCAATTCTTTCGgtgaaattgaattaattaacaaaaaaaatcatgtgctcactataataaattttagtttaaaaccGACCGACTATCCCAGTTTAATAATGATTTGGTGGATATACCAAATCATAATAAGTTAGATGGATATGCACATAGTGtcaaaagtaaataaatcacatgatATATTAGTATATGGACCTaactctctttatctctctaatAAGTTTAGTAGCCTTCTTTATATTTTGGCTCAATTCAACCCAATTATCCAACCCAACTCAACCCAACCTCAGCCAAATAAGAATCTCCTCatctattttttctacttcattcctcacaatataataaaataatctatcATCACTTATTGTAAAAGGTGAATAAAGAATGAATGaggagtaaagtaagaaaagtGGACGAGGAGATCCTTATCCAGCCACCTGTCTATACATAATGGtgtaaaattgatttttcccCTGAATACATATCTCATCACCAATTTTTGTCAGAGTTATGCTGTCACACGGCACTAACACAATTGTCAATTCAGCTCATCAAAACattcattcataaaattaatactttatccagcatttaattaaaatattaaaatttttgggaGCAACACGATGTTAATACTCCACCAGTCCGGTATTAGAATTTGAGTTTTATCATTTAGATCCATCtgccaataaaaaatttattttatttttactataaataataaataattcctacaatttataaattaattatactcaCACTCTATTATATActattccataaaataaatacttatataaaaCTCCTATCTGCTTACATTGAGCCTTGAGGTGATATGAATAgatgattaaatttatatgattagtaggaaaagaaatttgtatttaataatttttgaaaatgaaagtaGATTTATTTTAGGTATACTAGTCTGTGAAATGATGAGATCATGTAGTTGTATACACGTAGATCTTCAATCTCTCACCTCATTCTGTTTCtgtctctctcacacacacatttGCTGATTTGCATACCACCGTCTCTATTGCAAAATCCTACTTCCTGCAGCAGTGGCTTGGTGGTGCTGCCTCCCTCATCATTTGCAGTGGAGTATTTGTACTCGATTTTGCAGAAATCAGCTCGGCGATCACCGGAGGCTGGCGAGTGAAGACAAGCGCAGGTCACTTCCGATGTTTCCTAGAATGACATGTTTCAGATTCAATTCTCTCCCCACCTTTTTCACTTTTGTATGCAATATAGAGGCAAGGTACAAAAAGTTAGAAGTGATTTGAcaggaaagagagagaggagttTTAGTGTGAttgtttttttccccttttgtCTGCTCTGTTTTTCTGTATTTGGCTTTGATGAAAAAGATGTATTTGTTTCCGTGTGCAGATTGTTTTTGTCTGCGTCTGTGACTTGTCAATTCGTTGCGCATTATATTGCCAGATGGTGAAATGCCCTTTCGCACTATTAGATCCCTCGCCCGTTTTAACGTTGCCACTGGACTTCATTCATAGTGTTGGCGTTCTTGGTTTGAATATTGGTGATTATTATGGGTATCAATCTTTTATTGGCTGCTGAAACGACTATTGCTGGAGCTTCAAATGGTGTGGCGCTTGCCTTTGGGGAGCTGTCCTTGTTGGAATTGGCCTCATTTTGCTTCAATTTGGCACTGGTTCTTGTGTTCGTGTTGATTGTGTCTGCGAGGTATATTGCCTTGTGTTTTGGCAGGGCTCGTCTGTGGAAGGAGGACTTGGTTGGGAGTGATGGGGATGTTAGGCAGAATGGAGTTGCAGATGTTGAGGAAGCTCATAACATTGTGATTGGCAAAAGCTACAAAGCTTCGGTGGTGTGTtgcttttatgttttgttgGTTTACATATTCGTATTAGGGTATGATGGAATTGGTCTGATACGGGAGGCGAGTGGAAATTCTGGTTGGACTGTGCTATTGCTGCCTGCAGCTCTAAGTTTAGCTTGGTTTGTGCTGAGCTTTTCAGTTCTTTACTGTAAATACAAGGCTGCTGAGAAATATTCACTGTTGTTGAGAGTTTGGTGGATTGcatcttttattatttctctgtGTATGTTGTATGATGATGGTAAAGGATTTCTTAAAGAAGGATCAGGCCACTTGGATTCTCATGTTTTAGCGAACATTATTGTTACCCCAGCTCTTGCTTTTATCTGTTTTGTTGCGTTCGGGGGTGTTACTGGTATCCAAGTCTGTAGGAACTCTGATCTTCAAGAGCCATTGCTgcttgaagaagaagcaggGTGTCTTAAGGTTACTCCTTACAGTGAAGCTGGGCTTTTCAGTTTGATCTCTCTTTCATGGCTGGACCCACTTCTTTCAATTGGAGCAAAAAGGCCACTGGAGCTTAAGGATATTCCATTGCTTGCACCAAAAGACCGCTCCAAGACCAATTACAAGATATTGAACTCAAATTGGGAGAAACTGAAAGCCAAGGATCCTCAGAAAACCCCGTCTCTAGCTTGGGCTATCCTCAAGTCTTTCTGGAAAGAAGCTTGGCGCAATGCAATATTTGCGGGGCTGAACACTTTGGTTTCATATGTCGGACCATATATGATAAGCTACTTTGTGGACTACCTATGTGGAAAGGGGACTTATCCGAATGAGGGTTATGTTCTTGCTGGAATTTTGTTCACTGCAAAGTTGTTGGAGACTATAACAAGCCGACAGTGGTATCTTGGGGTTGATATTATGGGTATGCATGTTAGGTCAGCTCTCACAGCAATGGTATACAGGAAAGGCCTCAAGCTTTCAAGCTCAGCTAGGCAAAATCACACTAGTGGAGAGATTGTCAACTATATGGCCGTGGATGTTCAGAGAGTAGGGGATTTTTCTTGGTATCTGCATGATATATGGATGCTTCCTCTCCAGATTATCCTTGCTCTTGCAATTCTGTACAAGAACGTTGGAATTGCTTCACTTGCCACTCTCATTGCCACTGTTGTATCCATTATTGCAACAGTTCCAGTGGCAAGGATTCAGGAAAGCTATCAAGACAAGTTGATGGCCGCCAAGGATGATAGGATGAGGAAGACTTCAGAATGCCTCAGGAACATGAGAATTCTGAAGTCTCAGGCTTGGGAGGATAGGTACCGCTTGATTCTGGAAGAAATGCGGAATGTGGAGTTCAAGTATCTGCGGAAAGCTCTTTACTCTCAGGCTTTCATCACATTTATATTCTGGAGCTCTCCTATATTTGTTTCAGCTATTACATTCGGGACTTGCATTTTGTTAGGTGGTCAGCTTACAGCTGGCAGTGTTCTTTCTGCTCTGGCTACTTTCCGGATCCTGCAAGAACCACTTAGAAATTTTCCTGACTTGGTATCCATGATGGCACAGACTAAAGTCTCCCTTGATCGGATCTCTGCATTTCTGCAGGAGGAAGAGCTTCCAGAAGATGCAATCACTACCTTGCCCAGAGGCATTTCAAATGTGGCCATAGAAATAACAAATGGGGACTTCTGTTGGGATCAGTGTTCGCCTACTCCAACCCTTTCCAACATACATGTCAAGGTAGAGAAGGGAATGCGTGTGGCTGTCTGTGGTGTGGTTGGTTCTGGGAAGTCGAGCTTCCTTTCTTGGGAGATAAATGATTCAGACgaattatatatagttgttAGACATTCATATTGCCTTTCTGTTCTTTCAGCATCCCTTCTACCTTATTGTGTAGGTTATGAAAGAAGGTCAGATTATTCAAGCTGGAATA harbors:
- the LOC125185184 gene encoding uncharacterized protein LOC125185184, coding for MRRKQRRTSHEEEFPNNQRFISLFTLSQFHIFTKILRILHVVFGAILNWCWLLKRLGCKCLSWTNVTDFTQPEPKFYSLPEPLPQWPQGYGFATSRIELGELEVCQITDFEFIWCSNPSTNGKQSISFYKPILIPDGFYCLGHYCQSDKKPLRGFVLVVREAAGGHDLSTHSSNHMSALVDPVDYSLVWSSYDGIDENFDGCGYFWLPQPPEGYKALGFVVTNKLKKPETSEVKCVRADLTDTCQACPLIACTYSKYLKVPLTVWNARPLNRGIYGRGVSTGTFYCSALYSKCSLGEELDIACLKNLDPSLHAMPTMDQIHTIVEHYGPTVFFHPNEVYLPSSVSWFFQNGALLYSTGESVQAIDAEGSVLPGGGSNDGHYWIDLPYDDGREKLKHGNIESTVLYLHVKPAFGGTFTDIVMWIFFPFNGPSTLKIGMMSIALSKVGRHVGDWEHFTLRISNFTGELWSIYFSQHSGGGWVDAYDLEFIEGNKAIIYSSRNGHASYPHPGTYIQGNPKLGIGVRNDAASSDYFIDSSRQYEVVAAEYLGDVVKEPCWLQYMRKWGPRIVYDSRTELDNIVKRLPPLFRNSMNNILSKLPLELYGEDGPTGPKEKNNWFGDERW